In Candidatus Poribacteria bacterium, the following are encoded in one genomic region:
- a CDS encoding glycosyltransferase, translating to MPRNSDCTLGDKLKILFLSPTVPFPLTDGGRIRVFNLLKQIATKNSVTLLALETQPTDAEGVAQLQQLGIQVHLVPNAPTLPPVSFGTLVTALLKRQPITVARYDLPAYRQKFKELLATGAFDLVHYEMFHTAQFYPEARLPSVLSQQNVDSAIWRRLCGETANPFYKFAYWTQQLAFQRYERVLSPKFDAVTCTSDIDAAVFQRHCARDAIEIIPNGVDVTHYLPDSSSEAPAHLIYIGSMDWYPNEDAVSFFADEVLPRIQERVPDVRFSIVGGNPSARVQKLAERKGVAVNGRVPEIKPYFAEATVFVVPLRIGSGTRLKILEALAMGKAIVSTSVGAEGLDLKDGEEIFIADEPTVFADAVTRLLTDASLRRRIGENGRARVERDYDWRSIGEKLHQLYTKILG from the coding sequence TTGCCAAGAAATTCTGATTGCACGCTTGGCGATAAATTAAAAATTCTTTTTTTATCGCCGACCGTGCCATTTCCCCTCACCGATGGCGGACGCATTCGGGTGTTTAATCTCCTCAAACAGATTGCCACGAAAAACAGTGTGACCCTGCTCGCCTTGGAGACGCAACCCACAGATGCAGAAGGCGTTGCGCAGCTCCAGCAGTTAGGCATTCAAGTTCACCTCGTCCCAAACGCGCCGACACTCCCACCCGTATCGTTTGGCACGCTCGTCACTGCGTTGCTCAAACGACAACCGATCACCGTTGCGCGCTATGACCTCCCTGCCTATCGTCAGAAGTTCAAAGAATTGCTCGCGACCGGAGCTTTTGATCTCGTTCACTACGAAATGTTTCACACAGCGCAATTCTATCCGGAAGCACGCCTGCCCAGTGTGCTTTCACAACAGAACGTCGATTCCGCGATCTGGCGGCGGCTCTGCGGTGAGACTGCTAACCCGTTTTATAAGTTCGCGTATTGGACGCAACAACTCGCATTTCAACGGTATGAGCGGGTGCTAAGTCCGAAATTCGATGCGGTGACGTGTACCTCTGACATCGACGCCGCCGTATTCCAGCGGCACTGTGCGAGAGATGCTATTGAGATAATCCCGAACGGTGTCGATGTTACGCACTACCTACCAGATTCTTCCTCTGAAGCTCCGGCACATCTCATCTATATCGGGAGTATGGACTGGTACCCGAATGAGGATGCTGTTAGTTTCTTTGCGGATGAGGTCTTGCCACGGATTCAGGAGCGTGTCCCAGACGTTAGATTTTCGATTGTCGGTGGAAATCCGTCGGCGCGCGTCCAAAAGTTAGCGGAGAGAAAAGGAGTCGCTGTTAATGGACGTGTCCCAGAGATCAAGCCCTACTTCGCCGAGGCGACGGTTTTTGTCGTCCCGTTGCGGATCGGAAGCGGCACTCGCCTGAAAATCCTTGAGGCGTTGGCGATGGGCAAGGCGATTGTCTCTACCTCAGTCGGTGCGGAGGGGTTAGATCTCAAAGATGGTGAAGAGATCTTCATCGCTGACGAACCCACCGTCTTTGCCGACGCGGTCACCCGATTGCTCACAGATGCGTCGCTTCGCCGTCGGATCGGTGAAAACGGACGCGCCCGTGTGGAACGAGATTACGATTGGCGGAGTATCGGCGAGAA